From the Marinitoga hydrogenitolerans DSM 16785 genome, the window GCTTTGAAAAATATGGAATACATAGAATTTAAAACAGCAAAACAACATTTAATAGTCCGAACAAAAATAAATAAGTTAGGACAAAAGATATTAAAAGTATTAAATATCCCATTGCCAAAAATAATAACACCTTATAATGAATTTAAAGAAAAATATAAAATTTAGGGGGTGTGGTGACACTTTTGCTTTTAATAAAAAGTTAACAATCGATATTTTTCGCTATATTTCAGCGTTATCTCTTTTTCTAAAAAAAACAACTGTCAAAGTCAGGAGTAAAATTCCCGTCTATATATTAGTATAGACGGGAATTTCTTATTATATTTACAAAATCCTCAATAATTCTCGCTGTTAATCCCCAAATAACTTTATCTTTATATATATAAAAATATGTTTTATAATATCCCTTTCTCCAATTATAATTCTTACCATTTGGAATCAAATGAAATGGATAATCTTCTGGAATATCCATTTTCACATTAATTTTATATTTTAAAGGTGCTTTTTTCAAAAAAAAATCTAATGGAACAAAAAACACTTTTTCAACTTCATTCTTATTTATATTTAAATCTTCTTTTTCAAAATTTTTTATTAAAACTAAAAAAGGATAAATAACAAAATTAAAAGGTGTTGCAAAATAATCTAATTCAGCAATTTTTTCAACTTTTTTTATATCAATTCCAATTTCTTCATTTAATTCTCTTAAACCTGCCATATATGGTTTTTCATTTTTTTCAATGCCTCCACCTGGAAAACTAACCTCACCTGGCTGACTTAAATTATGGGATCTAATTTCAAATAATATATTTATTTCTTCATTTCTCTCAACTAGCGGAACAACCACAGAAAATTCTTTGAAATCTTTTGCAAACCTTGCTTTCTTGTCTTCAAATATTTCTTTTATCATTTTTATATTCATTGCTATTCCCCCATAAAATGTTTTCATTTTAATTATACCAAAAAATAACAAAAGCAGGGCTTAAGCCCTGCCGTATATTTTTATTCAATTGATCATGGATAAATTCCTCTTAACCTTGTAGCTGTCGCAACTCTTTCAATAGCAATTACATAAGCTGCTGATCTCATATCTGTATTATATTTTTCCATTGTTTTAATTGTTGACCAGAATGCTTCTTTCATTTTTCTGTGTAAAGCATTTCTTACATCATCTAATTCCCAGAAATAATATTGTAATCCCTGTACCCATTCAAAATAAGAAACTGTAACTCCACCAGAATTTGCTAAGAAATCAGGAACTATTAAAACACCTTTTTCATTTAAAATTTCATCTGCTTCTGGTGTAATAGGTCCATTAGCACCTTCAACAATTAATTTTGCTTTTACATTATTAGCGTTTTTCTCAGTAATAACATTTTCAATAGCTGCAGGAATTAAAATATCTACATCTAATTCAAATAATTCATCATTTGTAATTTTTTTGAATTGAACTTCTCCATCATAATCAATTAATCTTGTTTTTCTTGCTGAAATATAATCCATAATATCTTTTATTTCATCTGGTGTGAATCCATCTTCTTTATATACACCTGTTGAACTATCGGAGAATGCTACAACTTTCATACCCACTTCCTCAGCTGTTAATAATGCAGCATATGAACCAACATTACCAAAACCATGAATTGCAACT encodes:
- a CDS encoding NUDIX hydrolase, with protein sequence MNIKMIKEIFEDKKARFAKDFKEFSVVVPLVERNEEINILFEIRSHNLSQPGEVSFPGGGIEKNEKPYMAGLRELNEEIGIDIKKVEKIAELDYFATPFNFVIYPFLVLIKNFEKEDLNINKNEVEKVFFVPLDFFLKKAPLKYKINVKMDIPEDYPFHLIPNGKNYNWRKGYYKTYFYIYKDKVIWGLTARIIEDFVNIIRNSRLY